The following are from one region of the Roseobacter fucihabitans genome:
- a CDS encoding ABC transporter ATP-binding protein codes for MSFLELQDIGVTLGDTAVLNDISMHVAEGEFVSIVGPSGAGKSTIFRLLTGALQQNRGTITCNGRALDQTAQVFAFLPQRDALMPWLRILDNLTLGLEVQGVSKGAARARVLPLLADFGLVGFEGYYPAQLSGGMRQRAALLRTIIQARPMQLLDEPFGALDALTRMQMQKWFEDRWQAARWTTLLITHDVREAVALSDRIYVLSRRPARVIAEVIVPDPRPRLGHPATASAHALEAQLLGILLNQTGDDI; via the coding sequence ATGAGTTTCCTGGAGCTGCAAGACATCGGCGTCACCCTGGGCGACACGGCAGTGCTCAACGATATCTCGATGCATGTTGCTGAGGGTGAGTTCGTGTCGATTGTCGGCCCTTCGGGCGCGGGCAAATCGACCATCTTTCGCCTTTTGACAGGCGCGTTGCAGCAGAATCGCGGGACCATCACCTGCAACGGGCGCGCCCTTGATCAAACCGCGCAGGTCTTTGCCTTCCTGCCGCAGCGGGATGCCTTGATGCCATGGCTGCGCATCCTCGACAATCTGACCTTGGGTCTGGAGGTGCAGGGCGTTTCCAAAGGGGCGGCGCGCGCGCGCGTCTTGCCGCTGTTGGCGGATTTTGGATTGGTCGGTTTTGAGGGGTATTACCCCGCACAATTGTCGGGCGGGATGCGCCAGCGCGCCGCCCTATTGCGCACCATCATACAGGCACGCCCCATGCAACTTCTGGATGAACCCTTTGGCGCATTGGACGCCTTGACGCGGATGCAGATGCAAAAGTGGTTCGAAGATCGCTGGCAAGCCGCGCGCTGGACGACCTTGCTGATAACGCATGATGTGCGCGAGGCGGTCGCCCTGTCGGACCGCATCTATGTGCTGTCACGCCGCCCGGCCCGCGTAATCGCCGAAGTCATCGTGCCCGACCCGCGCCCGCGTCTTGGACACCCCGCCACCGCATCAGCACATGCGCTGGAGGCTCAGCTGCTTGGTATTTTACTTAACCAAACCGGAGATGACATATGA
- a CDS encoding TRAP transporter substrate-binding protein, whose product MKKALSILIASSALTAPAFAENLSVVGSWSSLPLHNQYEAPFWGTALPEASEGKITVELTTHNQMSLGLGDIYPLLGQGVYDVAMTVADYAVSDAPELEGLDVPLLALTADEARAMVDAARPMVSDIYRDRFNSHVLAIAPYPPQVVFCNAEISSLADLEGLKVRASGRMTAKLLEALGAEGVNVSFSEVPGALQKGVVDCAVTGAGSGYSAGWWEVSTHLLPIPLGGWDSVVTAMNMDKWNSLDGDTQALITAQVSSGFEEPAWASAQDALVNDIACLTGNGDCPSGDARAMVLVNVSDADFTRARDILTSEVLPEWAERAGGDWAARWNDSVGKTVGVTIN is encoded by the coding sequence ATGAAAAAAGCACTCTCAATCCTCATTGCAAGCTCGGCTCTCACAGCGCCCGCTTTCGCGGAAAACCTGTCTGTTGTGGGCAGCTGGTCCAGCCTGCCGTTGCACAACCAATATGAAGCGCCGTTCTGGGGGACGGCTTTGCCCGAAGCCTCCGAGGGTAAGATCACCGTTGAATTGACCACGCATAACCAGATGAGCCTGGGGTTGGGTGATATTTATCCGCTGCTGGGGCAGGGGGTCTATGATGTAGCAATGACGGTGGCGGATTATGCTGTGTCGGACGCACCGGAGCTTGAAGGTCTCGATGTGCCGCTGTTGGCGCTGACGGCGGATGAGGCCCGTGCCATGGTGGATGCCGCGCGTCCGATGGTGTCGGATATTTACCGCGATCGTTTCAATTCCCATGTGCTCGCCATTGCGCCCTATCCGCCCCAGGTCGTGTTCTGCAATGCGGAGATTTCCAGTCTTGCGGATCTGGAAGGGCTCAAAGTACGCGCCTCCGGGCGGATGACAGCCAAGCTGCTCGAGGCCTTGGGCGCCGAGGGGGTGAATGTGTCCTTTTCCGAGGTGCCGGGTGCCTTGCAGAAGGGCGTCGTGGATTGCGCCGTAACCGGTGCCGGATCGGGTTACAGTGCGGGCTGGTGGGAAGTTTCCACGCATCTGCTGCCCATTCCGCTGGGCGGCTGGGATTCCGTCGTCACCGCGATGAATATGGACAAGTGGAATAGCCTGGACGGCGATACTCAGGCGTTGATCACCGCGCAGGTTTCCAGTGGCTTCGAAGAGCCCGCCTGGGCGAGCGCACAGGACGCGCTGGTCAATGACATCGCTTGTCTCACAGGCAACGGGGATTGCCCGTCGGGTGATGCGCGCGCCATGGTGCTGGTCAATGTCAGCGATGCGGATTTCACCCGCGCGCGTGATATCCTGACCAGTGAAGTGCTGCCGGAATGGGCAGAACGCGCCGGTGGAGATTGGGCCGCGCGCTGGAATGACAGCGTCGGCAAGACCGTCGGCGTCACCATTAACTAA
- the yajC gene encoding preprotein translocase subunit YajC encodes MEAFAQFVPLILIFAIMYFLLIRPQQKKVKEHQAMVSALRRGDQVVTQGGIVGKVAKVKDDGELELEIADGVKVRVIQSTIATVMSKTEPAK; translated from the coding sequence ATGGAAGCATTTGCGCAATTTGTGCCCCTCATCCTGATCTTTGCGATCATGTATTTTCTGCTGATCCGTCCGCAGCAAAAGAAAGTGAAGGAGCATCAGGCGATGGTTTCCGCTCTGCGCCGTGGCGATCAGGTGGTTACCCAGGGTGGCATCGTTGGCAAGGTGGCCAAGGTCAAGGATGACGGCGAATTGGAACTGGAAATTGCGGATGGCGTGAAGGTTCGTGTTATTCAATCGACCATTGCCACGGTGATGTCCAAGACTGAACCGGCTAAGTAA
- a CDS encoding TRAP transporter large permease codes for MIGFVSIALLGLLALSIPVGIVLFLLGFGIDTFFSSFPLTRGLGNMVWSSSNSATLIAIPFFVLLGEILVRSGVATRTYAALDRWVSWLPGGLVHANIATATMFSATSGSSVATAATVATVAMPQAEKLGYDPKLFSGAIAAGGTLGIMIPPSINLIVYGFLTQSSIPQLFLAGLIPGLALALCFMLITVLICLVRPDLGGTRRTFPFPQMLRALIDLIPILLLFGVIIGAIYRGWATPTEAAAVGVAGAFVIALIFGGVSWDMLSQSLTGTVKITSMIMLIVIGASFLNFTLASAGLGRELTEFMTGLGLTPLKTILVVVVLYIVLGFFIETLSLMVVTIPIIVPLVLAQGYDVIWFGILMIVLIEMALITPPVGLNLYVVQGARKSGSLNEVMLGALPYCLTMLAMALLLIAFPSIALFLPNYLQ; via the coding sequence ATGATCGGTTTCGTTTCGATTGCCCTTTTGGGGCTGCTCGCGCTGTCGATCCCGGTCGGCATCGTATTGTTTCTGCTGGGGTTCGGCATTGATACGTTTTTCTCCAGTTTCCCGCTGACGCGGGGCCTGGGCAATATGGTCTGGTCGTCGTCCAATTCGGCCACGCTGATCGCGATCCCGTTTTTCGTTCTGCTGGGCGAAATTCTGGTGCGCAGCGGCGTGGCGACCCGCACCTATGCCGCGCTGGATCGGTGGGTGTCCTGGCTGCCCGGCGGTTTGGTGCATGCCAATATCGCCACAGCAACAATGTTTTCCGCAACCTCCGGCTCATCGGTTGCCACCGCCGCAACCGTGGCCACCGTGGCCATGCCGCAGGCGGAAAAGCTCGGCTATGACCCCAAACTCTTCTCCGGTGCCATCGCCGCAGGCGGCACGCTGGGCATCATGATCCCGCCGTCGATCAACCTGATCGTTTACGGATTTTTAACCCAATCCTCCATCCCGCAGCTTTTCCTTGCCGGGCTCATCCCCGGTCTGGCGCTGGCGCTGTGTTTCATGCTGATCACCGTGCTCATTTGCCTTGTGCGTCCCGATCTGGGCGGGACGCGCCGGACGTTTCCCTTCCCGCAGATGCTGCGCGCGCTGATCGATCTGATCCCGATCCTGCTGTTGTTTGGTGTGATCATCGGTGCGATCTATCGCGGCTGGGCCACCCCCACCGAGGCCGCCGCCGTTGGTGTCGCCGGGGCCTTTGTGATCGCGTTGATCTTTGGTGGCGTCTCCTGGGACATGCTGAGCCAAAGCCTGACGGGCACGGTCAAGATCACCTCGATGATCATGCTCATCGTGATCGGTGCGTCATTTCTGAACTTTACGCTGGCCTCTGCGGGGCTGGGCCGTGAATTGACCGAATTTATGACCGGTCTGGGTCTGACCCCGCTGAAAACCATCCTCGTTGTTGTGGTGCTCTATATCGTATTGGGCTTCTTCATTGAGACGCTGTCGCTCATGGTTGTGACCATTCCGATCATCGTACCGCTGGTGCTTGCCCAGGGGTATGACGTGATCTGGTTCGGTATTTTGATGATTGTGCTGATCGAAATGGCGCTGATTACGCCGCCGGTCGGCCTGAACCTCTATGTGGTGCAGGGCGCGCGCAAATCGGGCAGTTTGAATGAGGTCATGTTGGGCGCGTTACCCTATTGCCTGACCATGCTGGCGATGGCCTTGCTGTTGATCGCTTTCCCGAGCATCGCGCTTTTCTTGCCAAACTATCTGCAATGA
- the secD gene encoding protein translocase subunit SecD, producing the protein MLQIDLWKRITIWLTCAVGLWLALPNAFYTNVEKHNDAIAAFELSGGTAQVSADRALWPDWMPSGLVNLGLDLRGGAHLLAEVKVADVYAARMQAAWPEIRDALRPERATIGTIRLQPSPEDEVRVRVSQPEGMARAMEVVRGLARPVQTITGVGANDIEVRAQDDLIIVSLSEAEKLATDERTVQQSLEIIRRRIDEVGTREPTIQRQGSDRILIQVPGVGSASELKEIIGTTAQLTFNPVVSRGTDGSAAPGIGNRVVPSLDEPGTFYVIESAAVVTGEELVDAQPAFDQNGRPAVNFRFNSTGARKFGDYTAENIGSPFAIILDDEVVSAPTIQSHIPGGSGIITGRFSIEESTNLAVLLRAGALPAGLEFLEERTIGPELGQDSIDAGKIATIVAFSAVLVFMALSYGLFGLFANVALIINIGLIFGLLSLVGATLTLPGIAGIVLTVGMAVDANVLIFERIREELKTAKGPARAIELGYEKALSAILDANITTFITAVILFAMGSGPVRGFAITLGLGILTSVFTAIFVTRLIIVMWFERRRPKTIEV; encoded by the coding sequence ATGCTGCAAATTGATCTCTGGAAGCGGATCACTATCTGGCTGACCTGTGCGGTCGGCCTTTGGTTGGCGCTGCCAAATGCCTTTTACACCAATGTTGAAAAGCACAATGATGCAATCGCAGCATTTGAATTGAGCGGCGGGACGGCGCAGGTGAGCGCGGACCGTGCGCTTTGGCCGGATTGGATGCCTTCGGGGTTGGTGAACCTTGGCCTTGATCTGCGTGGGGGAGCGCATTTGTTGGCCGAGGTGAAGGTGGCCGACGTTTATGCCGCCCGCATGCAGGCCGCCTGGCCGGAAATTCGCGACGCTCTGCGCCCAGAACGCGCAACGATCGGTACGATCCGTCTGCAACCCTCGCCTGAAGACGAGGTGCGTGTGCGCGTCAGCCAGCCTGAAGGCATGGCGCGGGCCATGGAAGTTGTGCGCGGACTCGCGCGCCCGGTGCAGACGATTACCGGGGTCGGGGCCAATGACATAGAGGTGCGCGCGCAGGATGATTTGATCATTGTCTCCCTTTCGGAGGCTGAAAAACTCGCCACGGATGAGCGTACCGTCCAGCAAAGCCTTGAAATCATTCGCCGCCGTATCGACGAGGTCGGCACCCGCGAGCCCACGATCCAACGGCAGGGGTCGGATCGGATCCTCATTCAGGTCCCCGGTGTCGGCTCGGCCAGCGAGTTGAAAGAGATCATCGGCACCACGGCGCAGCTGACCTTCAACCCGGTTGTTTCACGCGGCACGGATGGCAGTGCCGCCCCCGGAATTGGCAATCGGGTCGTGCCGTCGCTCGATGAACCCGGTACATTTTACGTGATCGAATCCGCGGCTGTTGTGACCGGTGAGGAACTGGTGGATGCGCAGCCCGCCTTTGATCAGAATGGCCGCCCGGCGGTGAATTTCCGGTTCAATTCAACCGGTGCGCGTAAATTTGGTGACTATACAGCGGAAAACATCGGCTCGCCCTTCGCAATCATCCTGGATGATGAAGTCGTCAGCGCGCCCACGATCCAAAGCCATATTCCGGGCGGGTCGGGCATCATCACCGGACGTTTCAGCATTGAGGAATCGACCAATCTGGCCGTTCTGCTGCGCGCCGGTGCTTTGCCTGCGGGGCTCGAGTTCCTCGAAGAGCGCACCATCGGGCCGGAACTGGGGCAAGACAGCATCGACGCGGGTAAAATTGCCACCATTGTGGCCTTCAGCGCGGTGCTGGTTTTCATGGCGCTCAGCTACGGGCTCTTTGGTCTTTTTGCCAATGTTGCGCTGATCATCAATATCGGGCTGATCTTTGGCCTGCTGAGCCTTGTAGGCGCGACGCTGACACTGCCGGGCATTGCCGGGATCGTCTTGACGGTGGGGATGGCGGTAGATGCCAATGTGTTGATTTTCGAGCGGATCCGCGAGGAACTCAAGACCGCAAAAGGACCCGCGCGCGCCATCGAGTTGGGCTATGAAAAGGCGCTCAGCGCAATTTTGGACGCCAATATCACCACCTTCATCACGGCGGTGATCCTGTTTGCGATGGGCTCGGGGCCGGTGCGTGGCTTTGCCATCACGCTGGGTCTGGGCATCCTGACCTCCGTCTTTACCGCGATCTTCGTGACGCGCCTCATCATCGTGATGTGGTTCGAGCGCCGCCGCCCCAAAACAATCGAGGTCTGA
- a CDS encoding ABC transporter permease: MQHPAPRPLGEGLTRGIPAVLSVVSAFVIWEIYVHVSGVSPLMLPAPSRVLDQMVLNRVLLWHNTIPTLKATLAGFALSLTLAFVLSVVLDFMPRVRRALFPIFVVSQTLPLVAIAPLVVLWFGFDLTPKVLLVALVTFFPMLVALVDGYAATDPEIEDLLRSMGASRRVVFRRARLPSAMPYFFAGLRISITYAVVAAIFAEYVGARAGLGIVILNAKNSFRPDLVLAAVVISSALTLVLFALTAVLQRVVLRWRSFGERR; this comes from the coding sequence ATGCAACACCCTGCGCCTCGCCCTTTGGGCGAAGGTCTGACCCGCGGTATTCCTGCTGTGCTGAGCGTGGTCAGTGCCTTCGTGATCTGGGAAATCTACGTTCATGTCTCGGGGGTTTCTCCGTTGATGTTACCCGCCCCTTCTCGGGTGCTGGATCAGATGGTGCTGAACCGCGTTCTATTGTGGCACAACACCATACCGACGCTGAAGGCCACGCTTGCAGGGTTTGCACTGTCGCTGACACTCGCCTTTGTGCTGTCGGTTGTCCTTGACTTCATGCCGCGCGTGCGGCGCGCATTATTCCCGATCTTCGTGGTCAGCCAAACCCTGCCCCTGGTCGCCATTGCACCCTTGGTCGTGCTTTGGTTTGGCTTTGATCTGACGCCAAAAGTGTTGCTCGTGGCGCTTGTGACGTTCTTTCCGATGCTCGTGGCGCTGGTCGACGGATACGCCGCCACCGACCCCGAGATCGAAGATCTGTTGCGCTCCATGGGAGCCTCGCGCCGCGTCGTGTTCCGCCGGGCCCGCCTCCCCTCTGCCATGCCGTATTTCTTTGCCGGATTGCGCATTTCGATCACCTATGCGGTGGTCGCCGCCATCTTTGCGGAATATGTCGGCGCGCGGGCGGGCTTGGGCATCGTGATCCTGAACGCCAAGAACAGTTTTCGACCAGACCTTGTGCTGGCGGCTGTTGTGATCAGTTCGGCTCTGACCCTGGTGCTCTTTGCCCTCACCGCAGTGCTGCAACGCGTGGTGTTGCGGTGGCGCAGTTTTGGGGAGCGCCGATGA
- a CDS encoding TRAP transporter small permease subunit → MELKMIDALRRLNKGIALCVGAGLLICAAFVLTDIIMRRFGTSLGGTEEIAGYAMALATSWGMSYTLLEMGHVRIDILRSRAGGFKRALFDVFSMIVMSGVIITIAIKAWPVLERSIKNDSTANTPLETPLVWVHLPWFAGWVWFALMSTLVTLAALSLLLKGRHGETEGFVGAFAEQETLQ, encoded by the coding sequence ATGGAACTCAAGATGATTGATGCTCTGCGTCGACTGAACAAGGGCATTGCCCTTTGCGTTGGCGCGGGATTGCTGATCTGTGCGGCTTTTGTGCTGACCGATATCATCATGCGACGGTTCGGCACGTCCCTTGGGGGCACAGAGGAGATCGCGGGCTATGCCATGGCGCTCGCGACCTCCTGGGGCATGTCTTACACGCTGCTTGAAATGGGGCATGTGCGCATCGATATCCTGCGCAGCCGCGCGGGTGGTTTCAAGCGCGCGCTCTTTGATGTCTTCTCCATGATCGTCATGTCGGGTGTGATTATTACCATCGCGATCAAGGCCTGGCCGGTGCTGGAACGCTCCATCAAAAACGATTCCACCGCCAATACGCCGCTGGAAACACCGCTGGTCTGGGTCCATCTGCCGTGGTTTGCGGGCTGGGTGTGGTTTGCGCTGATGTCCACGCTTGTGACCTTGGCAGCCCTTAGCCTGCTGCTCAAAGGACGTCACGGCGAGACAGAGGGCTTTGTCGGCGCCTTTGCCGAACAGGAGACATTGCAATGA
- a CDS encoding LysR family transcriptional regulator, with amino-acid sequence MTFDQIRAFLWVARLGGFRRAAEQLHLSQPAVSTRISNLEQELRVQLFERGPGALVLTKQGTLLLSYAEQMLFVEEEIKQRVANPSEAEGLFRVGASETIAQSWLPEFLKAFSELYPRVNVDLTVDISVNLRAALLERSLDLAILMGPVSDFSVENVALPPFELHWYRSTANTQTDLTEIPVISYSSKTRPYRELMSELTRRVGPKLRVYTSASLSASLKMIAAGIAVGPYPSAIAHDYLVSGQIVEFDPGFRPAPLAFTASYLSEPRSFVVENSSEIARKVALEWDKTNPG; translated from the coding sequence ATGACATTTGATCAAATTCGGGCGTTTTTATGGGTGGCGCGATTGGGCGGCTTTCGCAGGGCCGCCGAGCAATTGCATCTGTCCCAGCCCGCCGTCTCCACCCGCATTTCCAACCTGGAACAAGAGCTTCGCGTTCAGTTATTTGAGCGTGGGCCGGGCGCGCTTGTCCTCACCAAACAGGGAACCTTACTGCTGTCATACGCCGAGCAGATGTTGTTTGTGGAGGAAGAGATCAAACAGCGCGTCGCCAACCCTTCAGAGGCGGAAGGGTTGTTTCGTGTTGGTGCGTCCGAGACCATTGCGCAGTCCTGGTTGCCAGAATTCCTAAAGGCTTTCAGCGAGTTGTATCCCAGGGTGAACGTCGATCTGACAGTTGATATTTCCGTTAACCTGCGTGCAGCCCTGTTAGAGCGCAGCCTTGATCTTGCGATCCTGATGGGGCCCGTTTCGGATTTTTCGGTCGAGAATGTCGCTTTGCCGCCCTTCGAGTTGCACTGGTATCGCTCGACCGCCAATACGCAAACCGACCTCACGGAAATTCCTGTCATTTCCTATTCGAGCAAAACGCGCCCCTATCGGGAATTGATGTCAGAGTTGACCCGCAGAGTGGGGCCAAAGCTGCGGGTTTATACCTCCGCGTCGCTGTCAGCCAGTTTGAAGATGATCGCTGCTGGAATTGCCGTCGGCCCTTATCCAAGTGCGATCGCGCATGACTATCTGGTTTCCGGCCAGATCGTTGAATTTGATCCTGGATTTCGGCCCGCACCTCTTGCGTTTACAGCCTCCTATCTCTCAGAGCCCCGCAGTTTCGTTGTTGAAAACAGCTCAGAGATCGCCCGCAAGGTCGCGCTGGAATGGGATAAAACCAATCCAGGGTAA
- a CDS encoding ABC transporter substrate-binding protein, whose translation MKHLITALFLCAPFAGAAQDKLSVALDWTPNTNHVGLYVAHSKGWFKEAGLDVDILPYTDTSSGTLVAAGVAEFGILSAVGFHSQRASGADMTVVMAVVQHETGRLVFNGARDDIQRPADLDGKSYAGFGSAWEEALISTIIRNDGGVGTFDTVTLGTSAYEALANGRVDFTLEVSTWEGVNSVLLDRPQRAFRYADYGVPDQHTTFLGANGSWLAQNPNSARAFVQAAQRGYEFAANNPEDAAEILIAQTDGMMSNPALVRASMEALVAGGYLQDPGEPVGMIDDEMFHNITGFLFEAGILRGEDGRPLSQKPDVSSWFTNDYLLGAN comes from the coding sequence ATGAAACATCTGATCACTGCTCTATTCCTTTGTGCCCCATTTGCGGGTGCGGCCCAGGACAAACTGAGCGTGGCGCTCGACTGGACGCCCAACACAAACCACGTCGGCCTATACGTCGCCCACTCCAAAGGGTGGTTCAAAGAGGCAGGGCTTGATGTGGATATTTTGCCCTATACGGATACATCCTCGGGGACGCTGGTGGCCGCAGGTGTTGCGGAATTTGGGATCCTGAGCGCGGTGGGGTTTCACAGCCAGCGCGCGAGCGGAGCCGATATGACCGTGGTCATGGCCGTTGTGCAACATGAGACCGGGCGGCTGGTGTTTAACGGCGCGCGGGACGATATTCAGCGCCCCGCAGATCTTGACGGTAAAAGCTACGCCGGGTTTGGCAGCGCTTGGGAAGAAGCATTGATCTCAACGATTATTCGCAACGACGGCGGCGTCGGCACCTTCGACACGGTCACATTGGGCACCTCGGCTTATGAGGCGCTGGCCAATGGTCGGGTTGATTTCACGCTTGAAGTCAGCACCTGGGAAGGTGTGAATTCTGTTCTTCTGGACCGCCCACAGCGCGCATTTCGTTATGCCGATTACGGCGTTCCGGATCAGCACACAACGTTTTTGGGTGCCAATGGAAGCTGGCTTGCGCAGAACCCCAACAGCGCACGCGCCTTTGTGCAGGCCGCCCAGCGGGGCTATGAATTTGCGGCCAATAATCCAGAGGATGCAGCCGAGATACTGATTGCACAAACCGATGGCATGATGAGCAACCCAGCACTTGTGCGTGCCTCAATGGAGGCACTGGTGGCGGGCGGATATTTGCAGGATCCCGGCGAGCCGGTGGGCATGATCGATGATGAGATGTTCCATAACATCACGGGGTTCTTGTTTGAAGCGGGTATCCTGCGCGGCGAAGATGGCCGCCCCCTGTCGCAAAAGCCCGACGTGTCATCATGGTTTACAAATGATTACCTTTTGGGCGCGAACTGA
- a CDS encoding nuclear transport factor 2 family protein, whose protein sequence is MWPQGFYAHAPDLSLSCDDVRCAGGHVIFVWTFTGHDAASGNPLEIRGWEEWEIDDDLKVKASRGWFDAEDYARQAEGR, encoded by the coding sequence ATATGGCCGCAGGGTTTTTATGCGCATGCACCGGATTTGTCGCTGAGCTGCGATGATGTGCGTTGCGCCGGAGGCCATGTGATCTTTGTTTGGACATTCACCGGGCATGACGCCGCCAGCGGAAACCCTCTGGAAATTCGCGGCTGGGAAGAGTGGGAAATTGATGACGACCTCAAGGTAAAGGCGTCGCGCGGATGGTTTGATGCCGAAGATTATGCGCGGCAAGCCGAAGGACGCTAA
- a CDS encoding putative hydro-lyase, with product MTRSAVSHADLTTLSAHKVRAAIREGAYGGHTAGLAAGKLQCNLAILPERYALDFLRFCQRNPKPCPIVGVSDTGNPHLPTLGSNIDIRTDVSKYRVFRNGALSEEISDISQVWADDLVTVALGCSFTFENALLRHQIPVRHIEDGKNVPMFRTNIDLVPAGQFSGKMVVTMRPIPQAQVAQAKEISSRFPQAHGAPIATGDPAQIGIADLSRPDWGDGVQIREGEVPVYWACGVTPQNVLLDAGLPLCITHSPGHMLIADVAEDAETTILTTP from the coding sequence ATGACACGTTCTGCTGTTTCGCATGCTGATCTGACCACCTTATCCGCGCATAAGGTGCGAGCCGCCATTCGCGAGGGGGCTTATGGGGGTCACACTGCCGGGCTGGCGGCGGGCAAACTTCAATGCAACCTTGCAATTCTGCCCGAACGCTACGCGCTGGATTTTTTGCGCTTTTGTCAACGCAATCCTAAACCATGCCCTATTGTCGGTGTCAGCGACACGGGTAATCCGCACCTGCCGACTTTGGGTTCGAACATCGACATCCGAACGGATGTGTCCAAATACCGGGTGTTCCGCAATGGGGCGCTCAGCGAGGAGATCAGCGACATTTCGCAGGTCTGGGCCGATGATCTGGTGACCGTGGCGCTGGGGTGTTCGTTCACGTTTGAAAATGCGCTGTTGCGTCACCAAATTCCTGTGCGCCATATTGAGGACGGCAAGAACGTCCCGATGTTTCGCACCAATATTGATCTCGTCCCGGCGGGTCAATTCAGCGGCAAAATGGTCGTCACAATGCGCCCGATCCCCCAAGCGCAGGTCGCGCAGGCCAAAGAAATCAGCAGCCGTTTTCCGCAGGCGCATGGCGCGCCCATTGCGACAGGCGATCCCGCCCAAATCGGGATCGCGGATTTGTCGCGCCCGGATTGGGGGGATGGCGTGCAGATCAGGGAGGGTGAGGTTCCCGTCTATTGGGCCTGCGGGGTGACACCGCAAAATGTGCTGCTGGATGCCGGACTGCCGCTCTGCATAACCCATTCACCGGGGCATATGTTGATCGCAGATGTCGCGGAGGACGCGGAAACAACAATTCTTACAACGCCATAA
- a CDS encoding YkoF family thiamine/hydroxymethylpyrimidine-binding protein: protein MFAGAQVSLYPMADGFVDIILSSLSALDPWRDRLRIETDDISTLIVGPPEVLFPALHDLYVAAAASGAHLVLRATLSRGCPGEPDDPICQTGALANPSEPLVSRQQSALTALAATPETGQATDAQFSLYVMGAGDHMAEIMGCIDFLKQSGTFDRSKNFCTRLTGDAGPVFATLQQAFCQFGPPVGHVTIDLTVSANSPSKR, encoded by the coding sequence ATGTTTGCAGGCGCACAAGTTTCCCTTTACCCGATGGCCGACGGTTTCGTTGACATCATCCTCTCTTCGCTCAGCGCACTAGACCCCTGGCGGGATAGATTGCGGATCGAAACAGACGATATCTCGACCCTGATCGTCGGCCCGCCAGAAGTGTTATTTCCCGCGCTGCACGATCTGTATGTTGCGGCGGCAGCCTCTGGCGCGCATCTCGTGTTACGCGCCACCTTGTCGCGGGGCTGCCCCGGTGAACCCGATGATCCGATCTGCCAAACGGGCGCGTTGGCCAATCCGTCCGAGCCGTTGGTGTCACGCCAGCAGAGTGCCCTGACAGCCCTTGCCGCAACGCCTGAGACGGGCCAAGCGACAGATGCGCAGTTTTCGCTTTATGTCATGGGGGCGGGTGATCACATGGCCGAAATCATGGGCTGCATTGATTTTCTCAAGCAAAGCGGCACGTTCGATCGGTCCAAGAATTTTTGCACGCGCCTGACGGGTGACGCGGGTCCGGTGTTTGCCACGCTCCAGCAGGCGTTTTGCCAGTTTGGCCCCCCTGTTGGCCATGTCACGATTGATTTGACGGTCTCCGCCAACAGCCCCTCCAAGCGCTGA